The uncultured Desulfatiglans sp. DNA window CACTCGGACCGTGCGTCAGGGAAAGCCCGCTCCTGGGGTTATGGATCGGAAGTGGGGAAGGAACGTCAATGGTCGGGTTTTGGGGTCAGCGGAAGAGCCTCCTACCGGGAATATTTCTTGAAAACCAGGGCTTGCAACCGGCGATAATTATTACCGGATATGGCGGCAACCGGAAATTCTAACGGCCGGGAGGTCGATTTCACCGCCCCGATGCGCGGCAGACCGCGGATGCTGGTCCAGGTGTGCGAGTCTCTGGCGGAGCCGCAGACGCTTCGGGGATCATCGTCCGCCCTCGGCCCGGCCGCAGACGATCCAGATCAGGCTTTCCTGTACATGGCTCCTGCATCACAAGGCTTTTGCATCAAGGCGACGTCTTTTACCGGGATTTCACAGCGCCACCGGTACTGACGCGCGATATAACGCAGCGTGGCCTCACTGAAAAAAACCACATGGGTCTGTTCCCGGCGGTAATGCCAGGCCGCGAAACGCTCATCGTCCGTCTGGAAGCAGGTCATCAGGGCCAACCACCCGCCGGGTCGCAACATCCGGTCCAGCCGGGCGAATTCCTCGGCCGGCCGATGAAAGTGCTCAATGACCTCTGCACAGACGATGAAATCATAGAGATCTTCGAGCGCTTCTGAATCGGGGAAAAAAAGCGGGTCGAACAATCGCACATGGTGCCCCGCCTCACTCAACATGCAGGCAAGCGCCGGCCCCGGACCACATCCATAATCCAACCCTTTCGCCCGCAGAGGCAGCCGTTGCAGCAACGGATCTGCAAGCTTCGACAGGAATCGGCGGTAGCCGTCATCATCCGGATCATTTTGGTGC harbors:
- a CDS encoding Type 12 methyltransferase; its protein translation is MFSAHFFAWVDGARYERCGTCGATFLNPAQRLSSEAESAQYRLHQNDPDDDGYRRFLSKLADPLLQRLPLRAKGLDYGCGPGPALACMLSEAGHHVRLFDPLFFPDSEALEDLYDFIVCAEVIEHFHRPAEEFARLDRMLRPGGWLALMTCFQTDDERFAAWHYRREQTHVVFFSEATLRYIARQYRWRCEIPVKDVALMQKPCDAGAMYRKA
- a CDS encoding hypothetical protein (Evidence 5 : Unknown function) → MRQELSRFFTSGSSSSFLHAFRTQHSDRASGKARSWGYGSEVGKERQWSGFGVSGRASYREYFLKTRACNRR